The genomic DNA TGAAGACGGGACCGGCGCGGGCGTAACCCTGTCCGACGGGACGTGCCGGACGACAGACACGGAACAGGGCGCCGGCCACCAGCCGGAGGTGCGGGCGCCGGCCACGAACCGCGGGTGCGATCGGCACGGGGGGCGCATCGGCGTGAGTACCGCACCGCGGCCGGGGCCCGTCCCCTGGGCGTACGGAGATCGACGCCGGCGTCGTTCAACGCCGGCGTCGACACCACCCGCACCCCGGGACGGGACCGGCGGCGCTCGCTCAACTCGTCGTACGCGCCGGCTGGTCGGCCGGCCGGGCGGCCAGCCGCTGCTGCTCCTCCTCCACGATGCGTCGGGCGAGCGACGCGTCCGACACGTCGACCGCGTCCGGGGTGGCCTCCGCGATGTCGCTGCGGCGGGCGTACGCGTCGAAGAGGCGGTCCTTGTTCTTCAGGATGCGCAGGAGCCGGTCGTCCACGCTGTCGGTCGCGAGGAGACGGTGGACCTGGACCGTACGTATCTGGCCCATGCGGTGGGCGCGGGCCACGGCCTGGTGTTCCATCGTCGGCTTGACCTGCGGCTCGCAGAGGATGACCACGGAGGCGGCCTGGAGGTTGAGGCCGGTGCCGCCCGCCTCGATCTGGGCGAGCAGCACCGCGTGCCCGTCGATCGCCGCGAACGCGTCGACCAGCCGCTGTCTGCGGGCGGCGGGGACGCCGCCCGAGATCGGCCCGAGCACCGGCTCCCCCAGGCACTGTTGCACGGTGGCGAGCACCTCGCGGAAGTACGAGAACACCACGACCTTCAGCCCGTTGTCCGCGGCCTCGGCGACCAGCTCGCGCAGCCGCCCCAGCTTCGCGGACTTCTCGGCGTCGGCGTACGCGGCCCGGCGCATCGCCATGAAGTTCCCCTCGGCGACCGCCTTGCGGTAGGCGTCCCGGTCGGCGGCGCTGAGCTCCTCCCACTCGTCGACCTGCACCAGCGCGGGCAGTTCGGTGAGGACGTCCTGCTGGTTGCGGCGCAGGTAGGCGGGGGCGACGGACTTGCGGAAGGCATGCGGTCCGGCCGCCACGCCGCCGCCCTGGACGGCGGGCAGCAGGGCGGGCTGAAGGTGGCGGACGAGGGCCCGGAACTCCTCGACCCGGTTCTCCATGGGCGTACCGGTGAGGAACAGGACGCGGTCGCAGTGTGCGGTCCAGCCGGTGACGGCCTTGGCGCGGCGGGTGTCGGGGTTCTTCACGTAGTGGGCCTCGTCGACGACGAGCATGCCGGGCTTCTCGGTGTCGGGCACGGGCAGGCTGTGCAGGACGTCGAAGGTGGTCACGGCGACGCCGCCGCGCTCGCGCCACTCCTCGTACGCGTCGCGCCGGTCGGCGCCGTGCACCGGGAGGGCGCGCAGCGTGCTGCGGGCGCGGATCTCGCGGGTCCAGTTGATCAGTACGCTCGCCGGGCAGACGACGAGGAAGTGGCTGTGTCCCTCGGCCGCGAGGTGCGCGAGCGCGGCGATGGCCTGGACCGTCTTGCCGAGCCCCATCTCGTCGCCGAGCACGACCCGGCGCTGGGCGAGCGCGAACCGCGCGCCGAACGACTGGTAGCCGCGAAGGGAGACCCGGCGGTGCGTGTCGTCGAGCGGCTGGGCGTGCACCCGCTCGGCGACCCCGGACGGCAGGAAGCCCTCGCCGGCCTCGGCGTCCGGACGGTGTTCCGAGACCTCGGCGAGCTGGCTGTAGTACTCCGCGGAACGCAGCTCGAAGTCGACCCAGGCCTCGATGTCGGAGGCGGGGTCGCGCAGCAGGTCCGTACTGGCCTGGGCGAGCAGCAGCGGTACGTCCCGGGCGGTGGCCTCCGCGACCAGGTCGCGCGTCTCGGCGGCCGCGGCGAGCGCGTCCTCCCGCCGGTGCCGGCCGGCCAGCGCCAGACGCAGCCGGCCGCCCGCGGGCCGGGCCGCGGGCAGCAGCGCGCCGAGCCGCTCGTCGAGGCGGGTGGCGGCGTCCAGGGCGCGGCGCAGCTCGGGACCGGCCTCGACGAGCCGGTGCAGGGCGACGACCAGCGCGGTGGTCCGTGGTTCGGGGTGGTCGACGTCCAGGCGTACGGAGACGGTCTCCGCCACGGCCCGCGCGATCTGCCGGGCCGCGGCGAGGGCACGGTCGGCGGTCTGCTCCCCCACGCCGGGAAGCTGCCGCAGCTCGTAGCGGCCGGCCTCGTACACCCCGCGCACGGACGTGAACCCGGCCGCCTCGACGGCCCCCAGTCTGAGCCGCCCCTCGGTGACGTCCTTCAGCCGGGAGACGGGGATGGACTCCAGCTCCGCGGCGACGAGTTCGGCCTTGAGGGGCGTCAGGGCCGAGCGCAGGGCGTCGAGGGCACGGGCGTGGTCGGCGAGCACGGTACGCGCGGCGTCGTACAGCTCCGTGCCCTGGGCGAGCAGGTCCCGGGCCCGGCGTCCCACGGGCGGGGCGTCGCTCCCCGGCCGCGACACACCACCACCACGCCGCACCGGTGACCTGTCGGCCACCGCACCCTCGCCACCCGTCATGACGCCCCTCATGTGCCGTTCACCCCGATGCGCGCATCCTGCCACGGGGGACCGACAAACCGGGCCGGCTCCGAACCCGTTGTGGGGCGAGCTTCTCGGACGCAGCCCGACGTGGCCACGCACCCGATCGCGGCCAGGACTTCCCGGTCGCCTCCGGCACCGACCGCGCGGCCTTCAGACGGGCACCGCAACGCACAAAGCCGCCGCGTATCCCGAGGGCACAGGCACGGATGTCAGTTCCGCTCCGGTGACGCCCGTACTTCCCGGCCGCCCTGTTCCCACCCGATCCAGGCGGGTGTCCCGCAGGAGTCCGGAGCCCAGCATCTTCAGATACGCCTCTTTGCGCGTCCATATGTCGGTGAACACGCGAGGTCTTCGGGCCTCGGGGAGCGTGTCCAACTCCTGTCGCTCAGCGGGGTGCAGTGCGTCCCTGGCCTGCTCCACCGCCTGACTCGAGGCGATCTGCTCGATGTCGACTCCCACGGGTTCGGCGGCGAAGGCGACGAGGATCAGGCGTCCGCTGTGCGAGAGAGAGAAATGCAGCCGGCTTCCCCGCACCACCGGCCGGCCGTGAGGTGCGCCGCACCCGTGACAGGCTTCCCTTCCCATCGGCAGATCACCGGGATGACGTTTCAGCAGGGGACCCAGCAGAATGCGCAGGGCGACGTGAGCCGTGACGTACACCTCGCGATCCGGGCCACGGCGGAGCGCGACGGCGCGGGTCCACTCCTCGGGGCCCAGGAGCCGTGGCGCGTGCCGGGCGGCGGCCCGGGAGCTCTCGTCCGCGTCGATGAGCCGGACAACCGGGCGCCCCGCGGCGGGTCGTCGTACCGCGGGCGCACTACTCAAGTCCTCCGGTACGGAAAACGGGGAAGTCAGGTCACCCGTCGGCGTCACACGACACACGAACTCATCGCCGAGGGTGCCGCGGCGTCGTCCAGGTCCCGGAGCATGGTCAGACCACGGCGCGTAGCCACCAGCGCCGCGTCGTCGAGGTCGGCGACGACGAGCTCCGCCTCCCGGGCGCCCGCTTCCGCCAGGGTGCGGCCGTCCGGTCCGTAGACGGCGCTGCGGCCGCAGAAGTCCCACGGTCCCTGCGGCCCGACGAAGTTCGAGAACACCACGTAGAAGGTGTTCTCCAGGGCGCGGGCGGGGAAGTACACCGAACGGCGGTGGTCGGAGTCGCCCCGGACGAACGCCCCGCCGCACAGATAGGCATCGGCGCCGGAGCGCGCCGCGGCCCGGGCGTGCTCGGGGAAACTCGCGTCGTAGCAGGTGCCCAGGGCCAGCCGCCAGCCGTCCACGGTCAGGGTGCAGCACTGGGTGCCCGGCACGAACAGCTGTCGCTCGTGCTCCTCCAGCCGGCTCTTGCGGTAGTCGGCCAGGATCCCGCCGTCTCCGCCGACGGCGATCGCCGAGATCGCCGACTTCGTACCCGCGGAGGTCGGCGCGCCCACGACGGCGGTCACGCCGGTCGCGCGGCACGCCTCGCGGACCGCGGTCAGTTCGGGGCCGTCCGGGGTCAGGGCTCCGGCGGGCAGGTGGGACGTGAGCCAGCCGGGCTCGTATCCGGTGAGGGAGAGCTCGGGGAACTGGACGACCCGGACGCCGGCGTCCGCCGCGCGGGCTATGGTCGCCGCCGCCTCGGTCGCGTTGTGCACGGTGTCACCCGGGCGGGCGACGGTCTGCGCGACCGCCACCCTCAGGGGAGCGCGCAAGGTCGTTTCGGTGGTGAACATGTCCGACTCCATGATGATCGTGGTCGTTGCGGAGGGCTCGGTCAGCCGAGCAGCCAGCGGCTCAGGTAGAAGGCGGCGATGCCGATCGCGGTCACCAGCAGGAACTTCTTCGAGTAGAGACCGGCGACAAAGGTCACGCCACCACCGATGAGATACGGATTCGACGCACTCAGTTGCATGCCGTGTCCGCCGGGCATCAGCATCTCCGGGACGACCAGGGCGGCCAGCACCGCCGGCGGGGTGTAGCTCAGCAGGGACTTGGCCACCGCGGGCATCTCCCGGTCGGCGAGGAGGACCAGGGGCAGATAGCGCGGCAGGAAGCTGCACAGGCCCATGCCCAGAATCAACAGCGCCATCGTCATGCCACGTTCTCCTCGTTCACCTTGTCCGCCTTCGCCGTCTTGTCCTCGGTCGGCGGCTTGCCGTCGTTCGCCGTGTTGTCCTCGCTCGTCGGGTCGCCCTCGTCCGGCGAACTCTCCTCGGACGTCTCGGTGGCGGAGTTCTCCGGGGTCCGGCGCTTCTCCAGGTACTCGCATACGGTGCCCACCGTGGCTCCGACGACGGTGGCGAGCACCACGCCGAGGTTGTACGGCAGGCCGTGGCCGAGCACGACCGTCAGACCGGCGGTCACGATGGCCGCGCCCACCCGCCAGTTGGCCAGCGACCCGGCCAGCATGGCGACGAACATGGCGGTCATCGGGAAGTCGAGACCGAGGTCCGCCAGGTCCGGCACGGCACTGCCCAGCGCCATGCCCACCAGGGTGCACAGCATCCAGGTGACGTACATGACCCCGGACGCGCCGAGGAAGAACAGGTGCTTGCGCTCGGTGAGCTCGCCCTTCTTGAGGCGCTCGATGGCGACGAAGAAGACGGCGTCGATCAGCCCGAAGCCGAGCAGCACCCGCCAGCGCTGCGGGACCTCCCGCACATGCGGGACCAGGATGGCCGAGTAGATCAGCATCCTGAGCCCGAGGATCAGGGTCGTCAGCAGGATGGTCAGCGCGCCCGAGTGGCCCGCGATCAGGGCGAACCCGATGAACTGGGCGGTGCCCGAGTTGACGGCCATCGCCAGCCCCAGCGTGGCCCAGCCGGACAGCCCGTTGGCGGGCCCCAGGATGCCTCCGGCCAAGCCCATGGGGATGGCCGACGCGAGGAACGGCAGCATGCTCATCGCCCCGGCGCGCAGCGTGGATCCGGGACCGGGACGCACCGCTTCTCCCGGGGCCTGCGGATTACTCATGTGACATCGCACCTCGTTCGTGCCTGGGGGGAAAGCCGGCGGGCGGCCGCCGGTGGGGCCGGCCGTGGAGCCGGCGGGAGGCCGGTGGGGCCGGCCGTGGAGCCGGCGGGAGGCCGGTGGGGCCGGCCGTGGAGCCGGCGGGCCGGGTGAGTGTGCACCCGGCCCGCCGGCAGCGGGTCACCCGCGTCCGGAGGCCGCCTGCCAGCGGCTCAGGACCAGGTCGGCGACCGCGGGAGCCGCGGTGCGGCAGAAGTAGTGGCCGCCGTCGGTGAGTTCGACCAGCCGGGGCTGATCGGCGAAGAGCGACCACGCGGTGTAGCGCTCGGCGTGCCCGGGGGTGAGCGGGTCGTCCGCCGTGAAGACCGTGGTCAGCGGTGCGGACAGCCGCGCCTTCGGGCCGTGCTCGTCGGCCGCGAGCAGGTAGCCGTTGGCGGAGCCGGCGTCGTGGCGGAACACCCCGGCCACGAACGCGGCGTGCTCGGGTCGCAGACTGTCGAACCCGGTGAAACCGGTCTCGTCGACGAGCCAGCGCACGATGTCCTCGTCGGCCATCGCCGCCGCCTGCTCGATGCCCTGCCGCGTGGTCGCGGCGTCGTGCAGCAGCTTGCCGCCGACGAAGACCTCCGCCGGAGTCGTGCCCTCGGCTTCCAGCAGCCGCGCCGTCTCCACCGCGAGAGCGGAACCGACGCAGTGGCCCCAGAGCATCAGCGGCCGGTCGCCCGCCTTGTCGCGG from Streptomyces avermitilis MA-4680 = NBRC 14893 includes the following:
- a CDS encoding DEAD/DEAH box helicase, producing the protein MTGGEGAVADRSPVRRGGGVSRPGSDAPPVGRRARDLLAQGTELYDAARTVLADHARALDALRSALTPLKAELVAAELESIPVSRLKDVTEGRLRLGAVEAAGFTSVRGVYEAGRYELRQLPGVGEQTADRALAAARQIARAVAETVSVRLDVDHPEPRTTALVVALHRLVEAGPELRRALDAATRLDERLGALLPAARPAGGRLRLALAGRHRREDALAAAAETRDLVAEATARDVPLLLAQASTDLLRDPASDIEAWVDFELRSAEYYSQLAEVSEHRPDAEAGEGFLPSGVAERVHAQPLDDTHRRVSLRGYQSFGARFALAQRRVVLGDEMGLGKTVQAIAALAHLAAEGHSHFLVVCPASVLINWTREIRARSTLRALPVHGADRRDAYEEWRERGGVAVTTFDVLHSLPVPDTEKPGMLVVDEAHYVKNPDTRRAKAVTGWTAHCDRVLFLTGTPMENRVEEFRALVRHLQPALLPAVQGGGVAAGPHAFRKSVAPAYLRRNQQDVLTELPALVQVDEWEELSAADRDAYRKAVAEGNFMAMRRAAYADAEKSAKLGRLRELVAEAADNGLKVVVFSYFREVLATVQQCLGEPVLGPISGGVPAARRQRLVDAFAAIDGHAVLLAQIEAGGTGLNLQAASVVILCEPQVKPTMEHQAVARAHRMGQIRTVQVHRLLATDSVDDRLLRILKNKDRLFDAYARRSDIAEATPDAVDVSDASLARRIVEEEQQRLAARPADQPARTTS
- a CDS encoding 4'-phosphopantetheinyl transferase family protein, which codes for MSSAPAVRRPAAGRPVVRLIDADESSRAAARHAPRLLGPEEWTRAVALRRGPDREVYVTAHVALRILLGPLLKRHPGDLPMGREACHGCGAPHGRPVVRGSRLHFSLSHSGRLILVAFAAEPVGVDIEQIASSQAVEQARDALHPAERQELDTLPEARRPRVFTDIWTRKEAYLKMLGSGLLRDTRLDRVGTGRPGSTGVTGAELTSVPVPSGYAAALCVAVPV
- a CDS encoding carbon-nitrogen hydrolase family protein, with amino-acid sequence MFTTETTLRAPLRVAVAQTVARPGDTVHNATEAAATIARAADAGVRVVQFPELSLTGYEPGWLTSHLPAGALTPDGPELTAVREACRATGVTAVVGAPTSAGTKSAISAIAVGGDGGILADYRKSRLEEHERQLFVPGTQCCTLTVDGWRLALGTCYDASFPEHARAAARSGADAYLCGGAFVRGDSDHRRSVYFPARALENTFYVVFSNFVGPQGPWDFCGRSAVYGPDGRTLAEAGAREAELVVADLDDAALVATRRGLTMLRDLDDAAAPSAMSSCVV
- a CDS encoding AzlD domain-containing protein encodes the protein MTMALLILGMGLCSFLPRYLPLVLLADREMPAVAKSLLSYTPPAVLAALVVPEMLMPGGHGMQLSASNPYLIGGGVTFVAGLYSKKFLLVTAIGIAAFYLSRWLLG
- a CDS encoding AzlC family ABC transporter permease; amino-acid sequence: MSNPQAPGEAVRPGPGSTLRAGAMSMLPFLASAIPMGLAGGILGPANGLSGWATLGLAMAVNSGTAQFIGFALIAGHSGALTILLTTLILGLRMLIYSAILVPHVREVPQRWRVLLGFGLIDAVFFVAIERLKKGELTERKHLFFLGASGVMYVTWMLCTLVGMALGSAVPDLADLGLDFPMTAMFVAMLAGSLANWRVGAAIVTAGLTVVLGHGLPYNLGVVLATVVGATVGTVCEYLEKRRTPENSATETSEESSPDEGDPTSEDNTANDGKPPTEDKTAKADKVNEENVA